The Temnothorax longispinosus isolate EJ_2023e chromosome 7, Tlon_JGU_v1, whole genome shotgun sequence genome contains a region encoding:
- the LOC139815783 gene encoding monocarboxylate transporter 12 isoform X1: MSKPEEMSTSRESHGTRAAIGRTMSTRRKTRRTKMIPPDGGWGWVVLFSALVVNFLIPGTVKSFGVLFVEFLHVFKASSTAASWMPALCYFLYSSLGPLSSILSTKYSYKTVTLIGGTFAASGMMLSYFANSVTYLYVSYGLMVGIGAGLSFPPTVYIVTQYFERLRGVANGLCISGSAIGTIVLPPLLQYLLDCFGYRGAVLIMGAITLNTLVCALLYHPVEQHMKIVPLDEGVDNEALTLDEPIGGKWETTEKIREDAKFDDEPIRKFSDLLHNAPTLEEPVGGKWESIEKMGEDAKFNDEPIRKFSNLLQNVVLESTTEKASGGPKRKLDYKENDTIVGLRYNAVKDEDSHIQEEIPRENTLNEFHMTTPRLAEEDGDRPNGDTQNLSQRDSAVAEKNGRSQLDSSKVEENRKEDSRVCVEEPRRSSAKKPKKCDSKLEKMPFFDLSVLRDPIYLVILISNSTSAISNTNFMILLPSYAIAEGFDKNSSALLLSIVSALDLVGRISGASLSDIDFMPKYYYFVGGLGTSGIALALLPMATSYTMLSFFCALFGLSSGMYIGITTVILADMLGPEKLSSSYGISLFVNGVLQLVGPPVCGVIYENVLSYKPIFLAFGIILILGTALWAVVPLINRNNKKDIEAI; this comes from the exons ATGTCAAAACCAGAGGAAATGTCTACCAG TCGAGAATCGCACGGGACTCGCGCCGCGATCGGAAGAACCATGTCGACGAGGAGGAAGACGCGGAGGACGAAGATGATCCCGCCGGACGGGGGATGGGGCTGGGTGGTCCTGTTCTCCGCCCTCGTCGTCAACTTTCTCATCCCCGGCACCGTCAAGTCCTTCGGCGTGCTCTTCGTCGAGTTTCTGCATGTTTTCAAAGCCTCCTCCACGGCGGCCTCCTGGATGCCGGCGTTATGCTACTTTCTGTACAGCTCGTTAG gTCCTTTATCTAGTATCCTGTCGACCAAGTACTCCTATAAAACGGTGACTCTCATCGGCGGCACTTTTGCAGCCAGCGGGATGATGCTGAGCTACTTCGCTAATTCAGTTACTTATCTTTACGTCAG tTATGGTCTTATGGTCGGGATCGGCGCTGGATTGTCATTTCCACCGACGGTTTACATCGTTACGCAATACTTCGAGAGACTACGAGGGGTAGCGAACGGTCTATGCATTTCTGGTAGCGCGATCGGCACTATAGTGCTACCACCGTTACTGCAATATCTCTTGGACTGCTTTGGATATAG AGGAGCTGTCCTCATCATGGGCGCGATCACGCTGAACACGCTGGTCTGCGCTCTCCTATATCATCCGGTCGAGCAGCACATGAAAATTGTGCCCCTGGACGAGGGAGTCGATAACGAAGCGCTGACTCTCGACGAGCCTATCGGTGGAAAATGGGAGACAACTGAAAAAATAAGAGAGGACGCAAAATTCGACGACGAACCAATACGCAAGTTCTCAGATCTTTTACACAACGCGCCGACCCTCGAAGAGCCTGTCGGCGGGAAATGGGAATCGATTGAAAAAATGGGAGAGGACGCAAAATTCAACGATGAACCAATACGCAAATTCTCGAATCTTTTGCAAAACGTGGTGCTAGAGTCAACCACGGAGAAGGCATCCGGTGGGCCTAAAAGGAAATTGGATTACAAGGAGAATGATACGATCGTAGGATTACGGTACAACGCTGTTAAGGACGAGGATTCGCATATACAGGAAGAAATTCCGCGAGAGAATACTCTGAATGAGTTTCACATGACAACTCCGCGTCTTGCCGAGGAAGATGGCGATCGTCCGAATGGCGATACGCAGAATTTATCGCAGCGAGACAGTGCTGTTGCCGAGAAGAATGGTAGGTCGCAATTGGACTCCTCGAAAGTCGAGGAAAACCGAAAGGAAGATAGCAGGGTGTGCGTCGAGGAACCGAGACGGAGCTCGGCAAAGAAACCGAAGAAATGCGATAGCAAGCTCGAGAAGATGCCCTTCTTCGACCTGAGCGTGCTGAGGGATCCCATTTACCTGGTGATTCTCATCTCCAACTCCACGTCGGCCATCAGCAACACGAACTTTATGATTCTCCTGCCGTCCTACGCGATCGCTGAGGGCTTCGACAAAAACTCGTCGGCCCTCCTGCTGTCCATAGTTTCGGCGTTGGATCTGGTCGGCAGGATCAGCGGCGCGTCCTTATCTGACATCGATTTTATGCCCAAGTATTATTACTTCGTGGGCGGACTCGGCACCAGCGGAATCGCCCTGGCTCTGTTACCGATGGCGACCAGCTACACCATGCTATCGTTCTTCTGTGCCCTCTTCGGCCTGTCATCAGGCATGTACATCGGCATCACGACGGTCATCCTCGCGGATATGCTGGGACCGGAGAAGCTCAGCTCGTCCTATGGGATCTCGTTGTTCGTTAACGGCGTGTTGCAGCTCGTCGGACCGCCCGTTTGCGGGGTCATCTACGAGAACGTGCTGTCGTACAAGCCGATCTTCTTGGCCTTCGGAATCATCCTGATTTTGGGCACCGCGCTCTGGGCGGTGGTGCCGCTCATcaacagaaataataaaaaggataTAGAAGCGATATAG
- the LOC139815783 gene encoding monocarboxylate transporter 12 isoform X2, translated as MSTRRKTRRTKMIPPDGGWGWVVLFSALVVNFLIPGTVKSFGVLFVEFLHVFKASSTAASWMPALCYFLYSSLGPLSSILSTKYSYKTVTLIGGTFAASGMMLSYFANSVTYLYVSYGLMVGIGAGLSFPPTVYIVTQYFERLRGVANGLCISGSAIGTIVLPPLLQYLLDCFGYRGAVLIMGAITLNTLVCALLYHPVEQHMKIVPLDEGVDNEALTLDEPIGGKWETTEKIREDAKFDDEPIRKFSDLLHNAPTLEEPVGGKWESIEKMGEDAKFNDEPIRKFSNLLQNVVLESTTEKASGGPKRKLDYKENDTIVGLRYNAVKDEDSHIQEEIPRENTLNEFHMTTPRLAEEDGDRPNGDTQNLSQRDSAVAEKNGRSQLDSSKVEENRKEDSRVCVEEPRRSSAKKPKKCDSKLEKMPFFDLSVLRDPIYLVILISNSTSAISNTNFMILLPSYAIAEGFDKNSSALLLSIVSALDLVGRISGASLSDIDFMPKYYYFVGGLGTSGIALALLPMATSYTMLSFFCALFGLSSGMYIGITTVILADMLGPEKLSSSYGISLFVNGVLQLVGPPVCGVIYENVLSYKPIFLAFGIILILGTALWAVVPLINRNNKKDIEAI; from the exons ATGTCGACGAGGAGGAAGACGCGGAGGACGAAGATGATCCCGCCGGACGGGGGATGGGGCTGGGTGGTCCTGTTCTCCGCCCTCGTCGTCAACTTTCTCATCCCCGGCACCGTCAAGTCCTTCGGCGTGCTCTTCGTCGAGTTTCTGCATGTTTTCAAAGCCTCCTCCACGGCGGCCTCCTGGATGCCGGCGTTATGCTACTTTCTGTACAGCTCGTTAG gTCCTTTATCTAGTATCCTGTCGACCAAGTACTCCTATAAAACGGTGACTCTCATCGGCGGCACTTTTGCAGCCAGCGGGATGATGCTGAGCTACTTCGCTAATTCAGTTACTTATCTTTACGTCAG tTATGGTCTTATGGTCGGGATCGGCGCTGGATTGTCATTTCCACCGACGGTTTACATCGTTACGCAATACTTCGAGAGACTACGAGGGGTAGCGAACGGTCTATGCATTTCTGGTAGCGCGATCGGCACTATAGTGCTACCACCGTTACTGCAATATCTCTTGGACTGCTTTGGATATAG AGGAGCTGTCCTCATCATGGGCGCGATCACGCTGAACACGCTGGTCTGCGCTCTCCTATATCATCCGGTCGAGCAGCACATGAAAATTGTGCCCCTGGACGAGGGAGTCGATAACGAAGCGCTGACTCTCGACGAGCCTATCGGTGGAAAATGGGAGACAACTGAAAAAATAAGAGAGGACGCAAAATTCGACGACGAACCAATACGCAAGTTCTCAGATCTTTTACACAACGCGCCGACCCTCGAAGAGCCTGTCGGCGGGAAATGGGAATCGATTGAAAAAATGGGAGAGGACGCAAAATTCAACGATGAACCAATACGCAAATTCTCGAATCTTTTGCAAAACGTGGTGCTAGAGTCAACCACGGAGAAGGCATCCGGTGGGCCTAAAAGGAAATTGGATTACAAGGAGAATGATACGATCGTAGGATTACGGTACAACGCTGTTAAGGACGAGGATTCGCATATACAGGAAGAAATTCCGCGAGAGAATACTCTGAATGAGTTTCACATGACAACTCCGCGTCTTGCCGAGGAAGATGGCGATCGTCCGAATGGCGATACGCAGAATTTATCGCAGCGAGACAGTGCTGTTGCCGAGAAGAATGGTAGGTCGCAATTGGACTCCTCGAAAGTCGAGGAAAACCGAAAGGAAGATAGCAGGGTGTGCGTCGAGGAACCGAGACGGAGCTCGGCAAAGAAACCGAAGAAATGCGATAGCAAGCTCGAGAAGATGCCCTTCTTCGACCTGAGCGTGCTGAGGGATCCCATTTACCTGGTGATTCTCATCTCCAACTCCACGTCGGCCATCAGCAACACGAACTTTATGATTCTCCTGCCGTCCTACGCGATCGCTGAGGGCTTCGACAAAAACTCGTCGGCCCTCCTGCTGTCCATAGTTTCGGCGTTGGATCTGGTCGGCAGGATCAGCGGCGCGTCCTTATCTGACATCGATTTTATGCCCAAGTATTATTACTTCGTGGGCGGACTCGGCACCAGCGGAATCGCCCTGGCTCTGTTACCGATGGCGACCAGCTACACCATGCTATCGTTCTTCTGTGCCCTCTTCGGCCTGTCATCAGGCATGTACATCGGCATCACGACGGTCATCCTCGCGGATATGCTGGGACCGGAGAAGCTCAGCTCGTCCTATGGGATCTCGTTGTTCGTTAACGGCGTGTTGCAGCTCGTCGGACCGCCCGTTTGCGGGGTCATCTACGAGAACGTGCTGTCGTACAAGCCGATCTTCTTGGCCTTCGGAATCATCCTGATTTTGGGCACCGCGCTCTGGGCGGTGGTGCCGCTCATcaacagaaataataaaaaggataTAGAAGCGATATAG
- the Rsg7 gene encoding regulator of G-protein signaling 7 isoform X1 gives MVTMNSEKSACRRKPIEKSSSSSSSKKAPEHVEDVDKGNEDDRANDSPDLSPNTPTHNVTASCAEDTPNYLVYKKMESIVEKMLDEFTGVPVKTVKTFMTKTPSVFTGADLIAWMMKSMDIDDQEALHVAHLMASHGYFFPIDDHCLTVKNDNTFYRFQTPYFWPSNCWEPENTDYAVYLCKRTMQNKTRLELADYEAENLARLQKMFSRKWEFIFMQAEAQSKVDKKRDKLERKVLDSQERAFWDVHRPMPGCVNTTELDIKKACRSNKSVVQPSKHLQLGVAGGKISPSAETSATTSIEFLQKEIETLKDRLHKPVIKVSKVAEALIGYFEQYMEYDPFFTLPELTNPWITDSPEMWEQEKLAKEIPMRRVKRWAFSLQELLQDPVGREQFIRFLDKEFSGENLKFWETVQELKTLPQKDVQMKVEEIWREFLDTDASCPINVDSRSYEVTKKSLENPDRWCFDVAAAHVYHLMKSDSYSRYLRSEMYKDFLNGSKKKTSVKGIRSIVSFTGRRDTATS, from the exons ATGGTAACTATGAACTCCGAAAAATCGGCTTGCCGCCGAAAACCAATAGAGAAAAGTAGCAGCAGTAGCAGCAGCAAGAAGGCGCCCGAGCATGTTGAAGATGTGGATAAAGGAAATGAGGACGATCGTGCGAACGATTCCCCGGATTTGTCCCCCAATACCCCCACGCACAACGTCACTGCCTCTTGCGCCGAAGACACCCCTAATTACCTTGTCTACAAAAAG aTGGAGTCGATTGTAGAAAAGATGTTGGATGAATTCACCGGTGTGCCCGTAAAAACAGTTAAGACCTTCATGACGAAGACGCCGTCTGTTTTTACAG GTGCAGATCTTATAGCATGGATGATGAAGAGCATGGATATTGATGATCAAG AGGCTCTTCACGTGGCTCATCTTATGGCATCCCATGgttatttttttcctatcgACGACCACTGCCTTACCGTAAAGAACGACAACACATTCTACAGGTTTCAAACACCGTATTTTTGGCCATCGAATTGTTGGGAACCTGAGAACACTGATTAcg CTGTCTATTTATGCAAAAGGACGATGCAGAATAAAACGCGATTGGAATTGGCGGATTACGAGGCGGAGAATCTAGCTCGATTGCAAAAGATGTTTTCGCGAAAAtgggaatttatttttatgcaggCAGAAGCGCAAAGTAAAGTTGAcaagaaaagagataaattagaaagaaaagTCTTGGATAGCCAAGAAAGAGCCTTCTGGGATGTACATCGGCCAATG CCCGGATGCGTAAACACGACGGAGCTGGATATTAAGAAAGCTTGTCGTAGTAATAAATCTGTCGTACAACCAAGTAAGCATTTGCAACTGGGCGTCGCCGGTGGCAAAATATCGCCGTCTGCAGAAACGAGTGCGACCACATCGATAGAATTTTTGCAGAAGGAGATCGAAACTCTGAAAGACAGACTGCACAAGCCCGTCATCAAGGTCTCGAAAGTAGCCGAAGC tTTGATTGGGTACTTTGAACAATACATGGAGTACGATCCCTTTTTCACCCTACCCGAGCTCACAAATCCATGGATAACCGACAGCCCGGAAATGTGGGAGCAGGAGAAATTAGC GAAAGAAATACCTATGAGAAGAGTAAAGAGGTGGGCGTTCAGTCTTCAAGAACTCTTACAAGATCCCGTTGGTAGAGAACAATTTATACGCTTTTTAGATAAGGAATTTAGCGGCGAAAATCTCAA ATTTTGGGAAACCGTTCAGGAATTGAAAACTTTACCGCAGAAAGACGTCCAGATGAAAGTCGAAGAGATATGGCGTGAATTTTTGGACACGGATGCCAGTTGTCCCATCAATGTCGATTCTCGGTCTTACGAGGTTACCAAAAAAAGTCTCGAAAACCCAGACCGATGGTGCTTCGACGTTGCTGCG GCGCATGTATATCATCTAATGAAAAGTGACAGCTACTCGAGATATTTACGCTCGGAAATGTACAAGGACTTTCTCAATGGAtccaaaaaaaag ACTTCCGTAAAAGGCATTCGCTCTATCGTTTCTTTCACAGGACGAAGAGACACAGCAACTTCGTAA
- the Rsg7 gene encoding regulator of G-protein signaling 7 isoform X2 yields the protein MVTMNSEKSACRRKPIEKSSSSSSSKKAPEHVEDVDKGNEDDRANDSPDLSPNTPTHNVTASCAEDTPNYLVYKKMESIVEKMLDEFTGVPVKTVKTFMTKTPSVFTGADLIAWMMKSMDIDDQEALHVAHLMASHGYFFPIDDHCLTVKNDNTFYRFQTPYFWPSNCWEPENTDYAVYLCKRTMQNKTRLELADYEAENLARLQKMFSRKWEFIFMQAEAQSKVDKKRDKLERKVLDSQERAFWDVHRPMPGCVNTTELDIKKACRSNKSVVQPSKHLQLGVAGGKISPSAETSATTSIEFLQKEIETLKDRLHKPVIKVSKVAEALIGYFEQYMEYDPFFTLPELTNPWITDSPEMWEQEKLAKEIPMRRVKRWAFSLQELLQDPVGREQFIRFLDKEFSGENLKETRSFMICADFGKPFRN from the exons ATGGTAACTATGAACTCCGAAAAATCGGCTTGCCGCCGAAAACCAATAGAGAAAAGTAGCAGCAGTAGCAGCAGCAAGAAGGCGCCCGAGCATGTTGAAGATGTGGATAAAGGAAATGAGGACGATCGTGCGAACGATTCCCCGGATTTGTCCCCCAATACCCCCACGCACAACGTCACTGCCTCTTGCGCCGAAGACACCCCTAATTACCTTGTCTACAAAAAG aTGGAGTCGATTGTAGAAAAGATGTTGGATGAATTCACCGGTGTGCCCGTAAAAACAGTTAAGACCTTCATGACGAAGACGCCGTCTGTTTTTACAG GTGCAGATCTTATAGCATGGATGATGAAGAGCATGGATATTGATGATCAAG AGGCTCTTCACGTGGCTCATCTTATGGCATCCCATGgttatttttttcctatcgACGACCACTGCCTTACCGTAAAGAACGACAACACATTCTACAGGTTTCAAACACCGTATTTTTGGCCATCGAATTGTTGGGAACCTGAGAACACTGATTAcg CTGTCTATTTATGCAAAAGGACGATGCAGAATAAAACGCGATTGGAATTGGCGGATTACGAGGCGGAGAATCTAGCTCGATTGCAAAAGATGTTTTCGCGAAAAtgggaatttatttttatgcaggCAGAAGCGCAAAGTAAAGTTGAcaagaaaagagataaattagaaagaaaagTCTTGGATAGCCAAGAAAGAGCCTTCTGGGATGTACATCGGCCAATG CCCGGATGCGTAAACACGACGGAGCTGGATATTAAGAAAGCTTGTCGTAGTAATAAATCTGTCGTACAACCAAGTAAGCATTTGCAACTGGGCGTCGCCGGTGGCAAAATATCGCCGTCTGCAGAAACGAGTGCGACCACATCGATAGAATTTTTGCAGAAGGAGATCGAAACTCTGAAAGACAGACTGCACAAGCCCGTCATCAAGGTCTCGAAAGTAGCCGAAGC tTTGATTGGGTACTTTGAACAATACATGGAGTACGATCCCTTTTTCACCCTACCCGAGCTCACAAATCCATGGATAACCGACAGCCCGGAAATGTGGGAGCAGGAGAAATTAGC GAAAGAAATACCTATGAGAAGAGTAAAGAGGTGGGCGTTCAGTCTTCAAGAACTCTTACAAGATCCCGTTGGTAGAGAACAATTTATACGCTTTTTAGATAAGGAATTTAGCGGCGAAAATCTCAA GGAGACGAGATCATTTATGATATGTGCAGATTTTGGGAAACCGTTCAGGAATTGA
- the Mic26-27 gene encoding MICOS complex subunit MIC27: MFFKKILMPCGLCAVPAVKPANPSEDGMSYSNDPGVKKLIRPSELPIYTFEDDYAKQIPCTECSPSVLEQNVSKIRKSIQAVASEYQHYTGVASDTIDIGFEHSRSLLDYLREESNVMPRMGAIAIGGIAGLVLGLRGRKFKRIVYSSAGALSIAAICYPKKAEEGFDMAKHYVNVGYNFIYGVKPGDNRQLQITIPEMPKMPTSFSEFADLTIVTGSAVATAVGSFAQNTYASLSGNKEENQSTAKLDTKQD, translated from the exons Atg tttttcaagaaaatcttaaTGCCATGCGGGCTATGTGCGGTACCCGCGGTGAAACCAGCAAATCCGTCAGAAGACGGAATGTCGTACAGTAACGATCCGGGAGTCAAGAAACTAATTCGCCCATCCGAACTACCTATTTATACCTTTGAAGACGATTACGCTAAACAGATCCCATG tACAGAATGTTCACCCTCAGTACTGGAGCAGAACGTATCTAAAATTCGCAagtcgattcaagcagttgcATCAGAATATCAACATTACACTGGCGTCGCTTCAGATACCATCGACATTGGTTTTGAACACAGCAGAT ctCTTTTAGATTATCTACGTGAGGAAAGTAACGTTATGCCACGAATGGGCGCTATCGCTATTGGTGGAATAGCTGGGTTAGTGCTTGGACTTAGAGGACGCAAATTCAAACGAATAGTATATTCTAGCGCGGGTGCTCTTTCTATAGCAGCTATCTGTTATCCGAAGAAGGCAGAAGAGGGATTCGACATGGCTAAACATTACGTGAACGTCggctacaattttatttatggcg TCAAACCGGGTGACAATCGACAGCTGCAAATCACAATACCGGAAATGCCGAAAATGCCAACATCTTTTTCGGAATTTGCAGATTTAACGATTGTCACAGGTTCAGCAGTGGCTACCGCTGTTGGTAGCTTCGCACAGAATACATACGCATCTTTAAGCGGTAACAAGGAG GAAAATCAATCGACAGCTAAATTAGACACTAAGCAAGATTAG
- the Rps30 gene encoding ubiquitin-like FUBI-ribosomal protein eS30 fusion protein translates to MQLQIRGQETTIVECEDNAKIQNIKEKIACLQGIENEFSLYCNGSLLVDETCVNELPSNVLELTVPLLGGKVHGSLARAGKVKAQTPKVEKQEKSKKKTGRAKRRIQYNRRFVNVVQTFGRRRGPNANTNT, encoded by the exons ATGCAGCTGCAAATTCGTGGACAGGAAACGACTATCGTCGAATGTGAAGACAATGCgaagatacaaaatataaag GAAAAAATTGCATGTCTGCAAGGTATTGAAAACGAATTCAGCCTTTATTGCAACGGAAGTTTACTAGTGGATGAAACTTGCGTAAATGAACTTCCATCGAATGTACTCGAGTTGACTGTACCCTTACTGGGAG gaAAGGTTCATGGTTCTTTGGCGCGCGCTGGCAAAGTAAAGGCTCAGACACCTAAG GTTGAAAAGCAAGAAAAGAGCAAAAAGAAGACTGGCCGTGCTAAACGACGTATTCAATACAATCGTAGGTTTGTCAACGTCGTCCAAACCTTCGGCCGCCGACGTGGACCTAATGCCAACACAAATACATAA